One window of the Periophthalmus magnuspinnatus isolate fPerMag1 chromosome 6, fPerMag1.2.pri, whole genome shotgun sequence genome contains the following:
- the sh3gl3b gene encoding endophilin-A3b: MSVSGMKKQFHKASQMLNERLLGAEGTKLDQDFLQMKRNVAVIHHMLHELLSKTTDFLQPNPAHRAKLSVLKTMSRFRGQGTSEGSYPQAEGMLGDSMVRYGHELGPSSEFGGALTGVGEALQQIGKAKEDLDTNVKCTFIDPLQHLHNTEIKGIKYQLKKVSGRRLDFDYRKRRRGKSSSEKLQTAWDKFQSSKELAERSMFLLLQNDVDHLNNLSALVTSLLDFHRNSQHILQGLQANLQSRLTAASNQTERRYRHRKSRSRSENSFRFYQQPSITSATSSDQVIEIPSRPGSPITCYADSVAPLDQPCCRALYSFKSERGEELNFDPGDIIILTNRIDENWFEGSIGTQSGLFPANYVDVLVPLPSQ; the protein is encoded by the exons ATGTCGGTGTCCGGGATGAAGAAGCAGTTCCACAAAGCAAGCCAG ATGCTGAATGAGCGGTTGTTGGGAGCTGAAGGAACCAAGCTGGACCAAGACTTCCTGCAAATGAAAAGG AATGTTGCGGTTATACATCACATGCTTCATGAGTTGTTGTCAAAAACGACAGACTTCCTCCAGCCAAACCCAG CACACAGAGCCAAACTGAGTGTCCTGAAGACCATGTCCAGGTTTCGGGGACAGGGGACTTCAGAGGGGTCGTACCCGCAGGCAGAGGGCATGCTGGGAGATTCTATGGTGCGCTACGGCCATGAGCTAGGACCGAGCTCAGaatttg GTGGAGCTCTGACGGGTGTGGGTGAAGCTTTACAGCAGATTGGAAAAGCCAAAGAGGATCTAGACACAAACGTCAAATGTACCTTTATAGACCCACTGCAGCATCTCCACAACACAGAGATTAAAGGGATCAAG TACCAGTTGAAGAAGGTGAGTGGTCGGCGGTTGGACTTTGACTataggaagaggaggagggggaagagctcCTCTGAGAAACTGCAGACGGCATGGGACAAGTTTCAGTCGTCCAAAGAACTCGCTGAGAGGAGCATGTTCCTGTTGCTCCAAAACGAT GTGGATCACTTGAATAATCTGTCGGCTCTGGTCACGTCTCTGTTGGACTTTCATAGAAACTCACAGCACATTCTTCAGGGCCTACAGGCAAACCTCCAGTCCAG ACTAACTGCAGCGAGTAACCAAACAGAAAGGAGGTACCGACACCGAAAGTCCAGAAGCCGCTCAGAGAACAGTTTTAGGTTTTACCAGCAGCCCTCAATCACCTCTGCTACATCCTCAG ATCAGGTGATTGAGATCCCGTCCAGACCTGGCAGTCCCATCACATGTTATG CTGACAGTGTTGCACCTCTGGATCAGCCCTGTTGCAGAGCACTGTATTCATTTAAATCTGAACGAGGCGAAGAGCTCAACTTTGACCCCGGTGACATCATTATCCTCACGAATCGCATCGACGAAAACTGGTTTGAGGGATCCATTGGGACCCAGTCTGGACTGTTTCCTGCCAACTACGTGGACGTCCTGGTGCCACTTCCCTCACAGTAA